The Shewanella mangrovisoli genome has a window encoding:
- a CDS encoding DUF885 domain-containing protein — MHKLFTPSLLICALSACSAVQPPIESTKQTTVAVAQSTAKTMAPALQAIVDQSWQLQLSASPEMAYGMGDKSAAGKLQDLSPEALAKLNQGQMAILAQLKALDRSKLSKEDKINAQILEDQIQNEVDLYKYKDYYLPITAESGFHAYISSIAQGRFNTLEDYQNYLGKLKALPTYFAQQTHWLKQGLKEGITPPKATLKGFENSISAYILPVEKSSYFKPFTQYPSHFTEAQKAQLTQEGRASVEQNVLPTYQAFYDFMTQEYMPNTRENIAANSLPDGDAFYENRVRYYTTLNMTSAEVHELGLKEVKRIRQEMEQVIKSVGFKGSFADFLHFLRTDPQFYTTSADQLLKEAAFIAKKADAMLPKYFGKLPRKPYGIAPVPAEIAPKYTSGRYSGSNRDDEPGYYWVNTYALDKRPLYELEALTLHEAVPGHHLQISLNSELSSLPDFRRYSYISAFGEGWGLYSEYLGLEAGFYQDPYSNFGRLTYEMWRAARLVVDTGMHAQGWSREQAIEFMASNTALSLHNVTTEIDRYITWPGQALSYKIGELTIKRLRAKAEQALGDKFDIRAFHDAVLENGSVPMSVLEQQINDFIEAQKTAI; from the coding sequence ATGCATAAACTCTTTACCCCAAGCTTACTGATTTGCGCCCTGAGTGCCTGTAGTGCGGTTCAGCCCCCAATCGAATCCACCAAACAAACAACGGTAGCCGTTGCGCAGTCCACGGCCAAGACTATGGCCCCAGCACTGCAAGCGATTGTGGATCAAAGTTGGCAACTCCAACTCAGTGCCAGCCCTGAAATGGCCTATGGAATGGGGGATAAGAGTGCTGCAGGTAAACTGCAAGATCTGTCTCCAGAAGCCTTAGCTAAGCTCAATCAGGGACAAATGGCCATTCTCGCCCAATTGAAAGCACTGGATCGCAGCAAACTGAGTAAAGAGGATAAAATCAACGCCCAAATCCTCGAAGATCAGATCCAAAACGAGGTCGACCTGTATAAATACAAGGATTACTACCTGCCGATCACCGCAGAGAGTGGCTTCCACGCCTATATATCTTCCATTGCGCAAGGGCGGTTCAATACCCTAGAGGATTACCAAAACTACCTAGGTAAGCTCAAGGCGCTACCGACCTATTTTGCCCAGCAAACCCATTGGTTAAAACAAGGACTAAAGGAAGGTATTACACCGCCTAAAGCCACGCTCAAGGGATTTGAAAACAGCATTAGTGCTTACATCTTACCGGTAGAGAAAAGCAGTTATTTCAAGCCTTTTACTCAATACCCAAGCCACTTCACCGAGGCGCAAAAAGCGCAACTCACCCAAGAAGGCCGCGCATCGGTCGAGCAGAATGTGCTCCCGACCTATCAGGCTTTTTATGATTTTATGACTCAGGAGTATATGCCCAACACTCGGGAAAATATTGCCGCCAACAGCTTACCCGATGGTGACGCCTTCTATGAGAACCGCGTTCGCTACTACACGACCTTAAATATGACCTCGGCCGAAGTGCATGAACTCGGTTTAAAGGAAGTAAAACGTATCCGCCAGGAAATGGAGCAAGTCATTAAGTCTGTTGGCTTTAAAGGCAGCTTTGCCGACTTTTTGCATTTCTTGAGAACCGACCCCCAGTTTTACACCACTAGTGCGGATCAGCTCCTGAAAGAAGCGGCATTTATTGCCAAAAAAGCCGATGCCATGTTGCCCAAATATTTTGGTAAATTGCCACGCAAACCCTATGGTATCGCACCAGTGCCGGCCGAAATCGCCCCCAAATACACCTCAGGCCGTTATTCAGGCTCTAATCGTGACGACGAGCCGGGTTACTACTGGGTCAATACCTACGCCTTAGATAAACGCCCACTCTATGAACTCGAAGCGCTGACGCTGCACGAAGCCGTACCCGGGCATCATCTGCAGATTTCACTGAACTCCGAACTGAGCTCGTTGCCCGATTTTCGTCGCTACAGCTATATTTCGGCCTTTGGTGAAGGTTGGGGATTGTATAGCGAATACTTAGGCTTAGAAGCGGGATTCTATCAAGACCCATACAGTAACTTTGGCCGTCTAACCTATGAGATGTGGCGCGCCGCTCGCCTCGTTGTCGATACGGGGATGCACGCCCAAGGTTGGAGTCGAGAACAAGCCATCGAGTTTATGGCGAGCAACACGGCGTTATCGCTCCACAATGTGACGACTGAAATTGACCGTTACATTACCTGGCCAGGGCAAGCGCTCTCCTACAAGATTGGTGAGCTCACCATTAAACGCCTACGCGCTAAAGCCGAGCAAGCCTTAGGCGATAAATTTGATATTCGCGCCTTCCACGACGCCGTATTAGAGAATGGTTCTGTACCTATGTCGGTGCTGGAGCAGCAGATAAACGACTTTATCGAAGCGCAAAAAACCGCGATTTAA
- a CDS encoding alpha/beta fold hydrolase — MSQTPLNFPREEFSKVAFSTEHDLNTSEQQAFWQTVVQDTLKTPDGLTLAYMMVKHPKAHASIVISSGRVESYLKYQELVFDLYQQGYSVFAIDHRGQGLSSRMTANPHQGHVRRFNDYIDDFALFMQTVVLKHATSPLFLLGHSMGGAIGTLFLKQHPDVFTAAAFSAPMYGIKLPMPKGFVRWLASKLDASLNGGEPNYVLSGQNYKAAPFKGNDLTHCQSRYQAYRELYDAAPKLQLGSPTNRWLTESLDAADACVLATAHIRTPILILQASEDKIVDNAAQNLAVSSNCQLKVIAGAAHEIFMEKDSYRNQALNYALDFFKRYATRDVDKQAV, encoded by the coding sequence ATGAGCCAAACGCCCCTAAACTTTCCAAGGGAAGAGTTTTCCAAAGTAGCTTTTTCAACGGAACACGATTTAAATACTTCTGAACAGCAAGCCTTTTGGCAAACCGTTGTCCAAGACACACTCAAAACGCCCGATGGATTAACTTTGGCCTATATGATGGTCAAGCATCCCAAGGCCCATGCCAGCATAGTCATCAGCAGCGGCCGGGTTGAGTCCTACTTAAAGTATCAAGAATTGGTATTTGACCTGTATCAGCAAGGCTATTCGGTGTTTGCTATCGATCACCGCGGCCAAGGGTTATCGAGCCGCATGACGGCCAATCCCCATCAAGGCCATGTGCGGCGGTTCAATGACTATATCGACGACTTTGCCCTGTTTATGCAAACCGTTGTACTCAAACATGCCACTTCGCCACTGTTCTTGCTCGGGCATTCTATGGGCGGCGCCATCGGCACCTTGTTTCTCAAACAACATCCGGATGTGTTTACGGCGGCAGCATTTTCAGCTCCCATGTATGGCATTAAGTTACCTATGCCCAAAGGATTTGTCCGTTGGCTTGCGAGTAAGCTCGATGCCAGCCTCAACGGCGGAGAACCTAACTACGTGCTCAGCGGGCAAAACTATAAGGCCGCTCCTTTTAAGGGAAATGATCTCACCCATTGTCAGAGTCGTTATCAAGCCTACCGAGAGTTGTACGATGCGGCGCCGAAGCTGCAATTAGGCTCACCGACTAACCGCTGGTTGACTGAATCCTTAGATGCGGCCGATGCCTGTGTCTTGGCCACGGCACATATCCGTACGCCCATTCTGATCCTGCAAGCCAGTGAGGATAAGATTGTCGACAATGCCGCCCAAAATCTGGCGGTAAGCTCAAATTGCCAATTAAAAGTGATTGCAGGGGCTGCCCATGAGATTTTTATGGAGAAAGATAGCTACCGTAATCAAGCGCTGAATTACGCACTCGACTTTTTTAAACGCTACGCAACAAGGGACGTGGACAAACAAGCTGTTTAA
- a CDS encoding EAL domain-containing protein: protein MLRKLSLAVLIPVCMLALYLVLVTAEYFYESELVRNELADRQVSQIKQQLLRMQAIVQSAQALQDVERIEQEVSLATLDMNVMVYILLDANSRIRFANHTVWRDSNAIEVIDGYDVVRHHAVVQSGQASVSINPDRLSIQAYYPVDAQYPGATELIYLESDLAPLVAKASTELQQRFMRVWGLGALLLIGFTFVLYYLLIRPFKMLSESAKHVGTPEFSTQVSWSASEVLSLQTTLQQVHEHSGRAVKQLNDSEQRWLFAVEGSRNGIWDWNIRSGEVFLSDRWKEMIGYQPDELEEVFQTWETRLHPDDKQAVLDCLQEYVSGKTKEFESVHRLQHRDGHYVWVFDRGMLVDWDQLGRPTRMIGIHVDVSESERNHAAIAELVKQSVAGPKMLPETFMAQLSQYLNQRTSAGHWGALLLLNVETLGANDTLTSHELERLLSQLSARLSSYFAENIVVAHLELGRFALLAKELAADANIAGRRALALATELKQIATRPFHYGEHDFRLNANIGICLLDSVDTLASELAVRRAELAMQHAQSSEHAGCAFYHPDLERSQDPESSLLNRLERAIAENQLSLMFQPVVDMQGKIVSAEVLSRWHLADGEIVPVAKFIDLAERHGLIASLDLNVATRVCQLIKQFKQQGINLPRLTLNISTLSFCQAEFVEQLVALTRRYELDDNQLGIELTESALLTSASFIQPRIRLLAEAGVVITLDNFGAGQGALSCLRHYPLNEVKLDLHCAANLTNDASWSQALIQSVQSFNLPIVAKGVESPQQQQLFSRLGCTHFQGYNIARALSVNDFKQLVCPRPLLRSV, encoded by the coding sequence ATGCTTCGCAAACTCTCGCTCGCAGTATTGATTCCTGTCTGCATGCTGGCACTTTATTTAGTGTTGGTTACGGCTGAGTATTTCTATGAGAGCGAGCTGGTACGTAATGAACTGGCCGATCGCCAGGTGAGCCAGATAAAGCAGCAACTTTTACGTATGCAAGCGATAGTGCAGTCGGCGCAAGCGTTACAAGATGTTGAACGTATCGAGCAGGAAGTCTCTCTGGCAACCTTAGATATGAATGTCATGGTTTATATCTTGCTGGATGCGAATAGCCGCATTCGCTTTGCGAATCATACTGTTTGGCGTGATAGCAATGCCATTGAAGTGATTGATGGTTACGATGTGGTTCGGCATCATGCCGTGGTGCAATCTGGACAGGCGAGTGTTTCAATTAATCCAGACCGATTATCGATTCAAGCCTATTATCCCGTTGATGCTCAATATCCTGGAGCGACAGAGCTTATCTATCTTGAGTCTGATCTCGCGCCGTTAGTGGCTAAAGCTTCAACCGAATTACAACAACGATTTATGCGCGTATGGGGGCTCGGGGCGCTGCTGTTAATCGGTTTTACCTTCGTTCTATATTACCTCTTGATTCGTCCTTTCAAGATGTTAAGCGAATCGGCGAAGCATGTAGGCACTCCCGAGTTTTCGACTCAAGTGTCTTGGAGTGCCTCCGAGGTCTTGTCTCTACAAACGACACTGCAGCAGGTTCATGAACATTCAGGGCGTGCAGTTAAGCAGCTTAACGATAGTGAGCAACGTTGGTTGTTTGCGGTTGAAGGTTCACGCAATGGGATCTGGGATTGGAATATTCGTTCTGGCGAAGTGTTTTTGTCCGATCGTTGGAAGGAAATGATTGGCTATCAACCCGACGAGCTAGAGGAAGTGTTCCAGACCTGGGAAACGCGTTTGCATCCCGATGATAAGCAAGCCGTGTTGGACTGCCTGCAAGAGTATGTCAGCGGCAAGACTAAAGAATTTGAGAGTGTCCATCGCTTGCAACATAGAGATGGGCATTATGTTTGGGTATTTGACCGTGGCATGTTAGTCGACTGGGATCAACTTGGTAGACCGACTCGAATGATCGGCATTCATGTCGATGTCTCGGAGAGTGAGCGAAACCATGCTGCGATTGCCGAATTAGTGAAGCAATCTGTGGCAGGGCCGAAGATGCTCCCTGAAACCTTTATGGCGCAGTTATCCCAATACCTTAATCAACGAACCAGTGCGGGACATTGGGGGGCTTTGTTATTACTCAATGTCGAAACCCTTGGGGCGAATGACACTCTCACATCCCATGAGCTTGAGCGATTGTTGTCGCAATTAAGTGCAAGGCTATCGAGTTATTTTGCTGAAAATATTGTCGTTGCTCATCTCGAGTTGGGCCGGTTCGCCTTGTTAGCTAAGGAGTTGGCTGCCGATGCGAATATAGCCGGGCGTCGAGCATTGGCGTTGGCTACTGAGCTTAAACAAATCGCCACTCGTCCCTTCCATTATGGTGAACATGATTTTCGTTTAAATGCGAATATTGGGATTTGCTTATTAGATTCTGTGGATACGCTGGCGTCAGAACTCGCCGTGCGACGTGCAGAGCTCGCGATGCAGCATGCTCAGTCTAGTGAACACGCAGGTTGTGCTTTCTATCACCCAGATTTAGAACGCTCGCAGGATCCTGAGTCGTCTTTGTTGAACAGATTAGAGCGTGCAATTGCCGAAAATCAGTTGTCGTTAATGTTCCAGCCAGTGGTGGATATGCAAGGCAAGATAGTGTCGGCCGAGGTTTTATCCCGCTGGCATTTAGCGGATGGTGAAATTGTCCCGGTCGCTAAATTTATTGATTTAGCCGAGCGCCATGGTTTGATTGCATCGCTCGATTTAAATGTGGCTACGCGCGTTTGCCAGTTGATTAAGCAATTTAAACAGCAGGGTATTAACCTGCCACGTTTAACTTTGAATATTAGTACCTTATCTTTCTGCCAAGCTGAATTTGTCGAGCAATTGGTTGCGTTAACCCGTCGCTACGAGCTGGATGACAATCAGCTGGGAATTGAGTTAACCGAGAGTGCATTACTAACATCAGCCTCCTTTATTCAGCCGAGGATCCGTCTGCTCGCAGAAGCTGGGGTGGTAATAACCCTAGATAACTTTGGTGCGGGACAGGGCGCCTTGAGTTGCTTGCGTCACTATCCCTTGAATGAGGTAAAACTCGATTTACATTGTGCCGCCAATTTAACGAATGATGCGAGCTGGAGCCAAGCGCTGATTCAGTCGGTACAATCCTTTAACTTGCCTATCGTGGCCAAAGGTGTCGAATCACCACAGCAACAACAGCTATTTAGCCGCTTAGGCTGTACTCACTTCCAAGGCTACAATATTGCCCGCGCCTTAAGTGTTAATGACTTTAAACAGCTTGTTTGTCCACGTCCCTTGTTGCGTAGCGTTTAA